A genomic region of Hippoglossus hippoglossus isolate fHipHip1 chromosome 8, fHipHip1.pri, whole genome shotgun sequence contains the following coding sequences:
- the smurf2 gene encoding E3 ubiquitin-protein ligase SMURF2 isoform X1: MSNQGVRRNGPVKLRLTVLCAKNLVKKDFFRLPDPFAKVVVDGSGQCHSTDTVRNTLDPKWNQHYDLYIGKSDSITISVWNHKKIHKKQGAGFLGCVRLLSNAINRLKDTGSDQRLDLNKLSPNDSDTVRGQIVVSLQSRDRIGTGGPVVDCSRLFDNDLPDGWEERRTASGRIQYLNHITRTTQWERPTRPASEYSSPGRPLSCIVDENTPVSTNGATPTTVLPPPDGDHRVQERRVRSQRHRNYMSRTHLHTPPDLPEGYEQRTTQQGQVYFLHTQTGVSTWHDPRVPRDLSNVNCEELGPLPPGWEIRNTATGRVYFVDHNNRTTQFTDPRLSANLHLVLNPSPNGSRGGIESQNVSRQNQLKEQAQQALVSPAQLPEEAECLTVPKYKRDLVQKLKILRQELSQQQPQAGHCRIEVSREEIFEESYRQVMKMRPKDLWKRLMVKFRGEEGLDYGGVAREWLYLLSHEMLNPYYGLFQYSRDDIYTLQINPDSAVNPEHLSYFHFVGRIMGMAVFHGHYIDGGFTLPFYKQLLGKPITLDDMESVDPDLHNSLVWILDNDITGVLDHTFCVEHNAYGEIIQHELKPNGKSIAVSQDTKKEYVRLYVNWRFLRGIEAQFLALQKGFNEVIPQHLLKAFDEKELELIVCGLGKIDIHDWKSNTRLKHCTPDTNIVKWFWKAVETFDEERRARLLQFVTGSSRVPLQGFKALQGAAGPRLFTIHQIDASANNLPKAHTCFNRIDIPPYELYDKLYDKLLTAIEETCGFAVE, encoded by the exons tccTCTGCGCCAAAAACCTGGTGAAGAAGGACTTCTTCC gccTCCCTGATCCCTTCGCCAAAGTGGTCGTGGACGGCTCGGGGCAATGCCACTCGACAGACACTGTGAGGAACACGCTTGACCCCAAGTGGAATCAACACTATGACCT ATACATCGGGAAATCCGACTCCATCACCATCAGTGTGTGGAATCACAAGAAGATTCACAAGAAGCAAGGGGCCGGGTTCCTGGGCTGTGTCCGCCTTCTGTCCAACGCCATCAACCGCCTTAAAGACACCGGCT CAGACCAGAGACTTGACTTGAACAAGCTGAGTCCTAACGACAGTGACACAGTCAGGGGCCAGATTGTGG TGAGCCTGCAGTCCAGGGACCGGATAGGCACGGGAGGCCCTGTGGTGGACTGCAGTCGGCTGTTTGACAATGATCTTCCAGATGG atgggaggagaggaggaccgCGTCTGGACGAATCCAGTACTTGAACCACATCACACGCACCACGCAGTGGGAGAGGCCGACCAG GCCTGCATCAGAGTACTCCAGCCCGGGCCGGCCACTCAGCTGCATCGTGGACGAGAACACGCCTGTCAGCACGAACGGGGCCACGCCCACCACAGTGCTGCCGCCCCCCGACGGTGACCACCGGGTCCAGGAGAGACGGGTCCGCTCGCAAAGGCACCGCAACTACATGAGCAGAACCCACCTGCACACGCCCCCGGATCTGCCTGAGGGATATG AGCAAAGAACCACGCAGCAAGGCCAAGTGTACTTCCTCCACACTCAGACAGGTGTCAGCACGTGGCACGACCCCCGAGTACCCAG AGATCTGAGCAATGTGAACTGTGAGGAACTGGGTCCTTTACCTCCAGGATGGGAGATCCGCAACACCGCCACCGGGAGAGTTTACTTTGTCGACCACAATAACAGAACCACGCAGTTCACAGACCCACGCCTCTCCGCCAACCTGCACCTAGTCCTAAA TCCAAGTCCTAATGGTTCTCGAGGAGGCATCGAAAGTCAGAATGTCAG TCGTCAGAACCAGTTGAAGGAGCAGGCCCAGCAGGCTCTGGTGTCGCCCGCTCAACTCCCAGAGGAGGCCGAGTGCCTCACGGTGCCTAAGTACAAGAGAGACCTTGTTCAGAAGCTCAAGATCCTCCGTCAGGAACTgtcccagcagcagcctcaggCGGGCCACTGCCGCATCGAGGTGTCCCGTGAGGAGATCTTTGAG gaatCGTACCGACAGGTGATGAAGATGCGGCCCAAGGACTTGTGGAAGAGGCTAATGGTGAAGTTTAGAGGAGAAGAAGGGCTCGACTACGGAGGAGTGGCCCG GGAGTGGCTCTACCTGCTGTCACATGAGATGCTGAACCCGTACTACGGCCTGTTCCAGTACTCCCGCGATGACATCTACACGCTGCAGATAAACCCAGACTCCGCTGTCAACCCC GAACATTTGTCCTACTTCCACTTCGTGGGCCGTATCATGGGAATGGCCGTGTTCCATGGCCACTACATAGACGGAGGCTTCACTCTGCCCTTCTACAAGCAGCTGCTGGGTAAACCCATCACCCTGGATGACATGGAGTCTGTTGACCCCGACCTGCACAACAGCCTCGTCTGGATCCT GGACAATGACATCACAGGTGTGCTGGACCACACCTTCTGCGTAGAGCACAACGCTTACGGCGAGATCATCCAGCATGAGCTCAAGCCCAACGGTAAGAGTATCGCCGTCAGCCAGGACACCAAGAAGGAGTACGTCCGGCTCTACGTCAACTGGCGTTTCCTGCGAGGTATCGAGGCGCAGTTCCTGGCTCTGCAGAAGGGCTTCAACGAGGTCATCCCGCAACACCTGCTCAAGGCCTTCGATGAGAAGGAGCTCGAG CTGATTGTATGTGGCCTGGGTAAAATCGACATCCACGACTGGAAGTCCAACACGCGGCTCAAACACTGCACCCCGGACACCAACATAGTGAAGTGGTTCTGGAAAGCTGTGGAGACGTTCGACGAGGAGCGCCGAGCTCGGCTGCTGCAGTTCGTCACCGGCTCCTCTCGAGTTCCTCTGCAGGGCTTCAAGGCCCTTCAAG GTGCTGCTGGTCCACGGCTCTTCACCATCCACCAGATTGATGCCAGCGCCAACAACCTTCCCAAAGCCCACACCTG TTTCAACAGGATCGACATTCCTCCGTACGAGCTCTACGACAAACTGTACGACAAGTTGCTCACTGCCATCGAGGAGACGTGCGGCTTCGCTGTGGAGTGA
- the smurf2 gene encoding E3 ubiquitin-protein ligase SMURF2 isoform X2: MSNQGVRRNGPVKLRLTVLCAKNLVKKDFFRLPDPFAKVVVDGSGQCHSTDTVRNTLDPKWNQHYDLYIGKSDSITISVWNHKKIHKKQGAGFLGCVRLLSNAINRLKDTGYQRLDLNKLSPNDSDTVRGQIVVSLQSRDRIGTGGPVVDCSRLFDNDLPDGWEERRTASGRIQYLNHITRTTQWERPTRPASEYSSPGRPLSCIVDENTPVSTNGATPTTVLPPPDGDHRVQERRVRSQRHRNYMSRTHLHTPPDLPEGYEQRTTQQGQVYFLHTQTGVSTWHDPRVPRDLSNVNCEELGPLPPGWEIRNTATGRVYFVDHNNRTTQFTDPRLSANLHLVLNPSPNGSRGGIESQNVSRQNQLKEQAQQALVSPAQLPEEAECLTVPKYKRDLVQKLKILRQELSQQQPQAGHCRIEVSREEIFEESYRQVMKMRPKDLWKRLMVKFRGEEGLDYGGVAREWLYLLSHEMLNPYYGLFQYSRDDIYTLQINPDSAVNPEHLSYFHFVGRIMGMAVFHGHYIDGGFTLPFYKQLLGKPITLDDMESVDPDLHNSLVWILDNDITGVLDHTFCVEHNAYGEIIQHELKPNGKSIAVSQDTKKEYVRLYVNWRFLRGIEAQFLALQKGFNEVIPQHLLKAFDEKELELIVCGLGKIDIHDWKSNTRLKHCTPDTNIVKWFWKAVETFDEERRARLLQFVTGSSRVPLQGFKALQGAAGPRLFTIHQIDASANNLPKAHTCFNRIDIPPYELYDKLYDKLLTAIEETCGFAVE, translated from the exons tccTCTGCGCCAAAAACCTGGTGAAGAAGGACTTCTTCC gccTCCCTGATCCCTTCGCCAAAGTGGTCGTGGACGGCTCGGGGCAATGCCACTCGACAGACACTGTGAGGAACACGCTTGACCCCAAGTGGAATCAACACTATGACCT ATACATCGGGAAATCCGACTCCATCACCATCAGTGTGTGGAATCACAAGAAGATTCACAAGAAGCAAGGGGCCGGGTTCCTGGGCTGTGTCCGCCTTCTGTCCAACGCCATCAACCGCCTTAAAGACACCGGCT ACCAGAGACTTGACTTGAACAAGCTGAGTCCTAACGACAGTGACACAGTCAGGGGCCAGATTGTGG TGAGCCTGCAGTCCAGGGACCGGATAGGCACGGGAGGCCCTGTGGTGGACTGCAGTCGGCTGTTTGACAATGATCTTCCAGATGG atgggaggagaggaggaccgCGTCTGGACGAATCCAGTACTTGAACCACATCACACGCACCACGCAGTGGGAGAGGCCGACCAG GCCTGCATCAGAGTACTCCAGCCCGGGCCGGCCACTCAGCTGCATCGTGGACGAGAACACGCCTGTCAGCACGAACGGGGCCACGCCCACCACAGTGCTGCCGCCCCCCGACGGTGACCACCGGGTCCAGGAGAGACGGGTCCGCTCGCAAAGGCACCGCAACTACATGAGCAGAACCCACCTGCACACGCCCCCGGATCTGCCTGAGGGATATG AGCAAAGAACCACGCAGCAAGGCCAAGTGTACTTCCTCCACACTCAGACAGGTGTCAGCACGTGGCACGACCCCCGAGTACCCAG AGATCTGAGCAATGTGAACTGTGAGGAACTGGGTCCTTTACCTCCAGGATGGGAGATCCGCAACACCGCCACCGGGAGAGTTTACTTTGTCGACCACAATAACAGAACCACGCAGTTCACAGACCCACGCCTCTCCGCCAACCTGCACCTAGTCCTAAA TCCAAGTCCTAATGGTTCTCGAGGAGGCATCGAAAGTCAGAATGTCAG TCGTCAGAACCAGTTGAAGGAGCAGGCCCAGCAGGCTCTGGTGTCGCCCGCTCAACTCCCAGAGGAGGCCGAGTGCCTCACGGTGCCTAAGTACAAGAGAGACCTTGTTCAGAAGCTCAAGATCCTCCGTCAGGAACTgtcccagcagcagcctcaggCGGGCCACTGCCGCATCGAGGTGTCCCGTGAGGAGATCTTTGAG gaatCGTACCGACAGGTGATGAAGATGCGGCCCAAGGACTTGTGGAAGAGGCTAATGGTGAAGTTTAGAGGAGAAGAAGGGCTCGACTACGGAGGAGTGGCCCG GGAGTGGCTCTACCTGCTGTCACATGAGATGCTGAACCCGTACTACGGCCTGTTCCAGTACTCCCGCGATGACATCTACACGCTGCAGATAAACCCAGACTCCGCTGTCAACCCC GAACATTTGTCCTACTTCCACTTCGTGGGCCGTATCATGGGAATGGCCGTGTTCCATGGCCACTACATAGACGGAGGCTTCACTCTGCCCTTCTACAAGCAGCTGCTGGGTAAACCCATCACCCTGGATGACATGGAGTCTGTTGACCCCGACCTGCACAACAGCCTCGTCTGGATCCT GGACAATGACATCACAGGTGTGCTGGACCACACCTTCTGCGTAGAGCACAACGCTTACGGCGAGATCATCCAGCATGAGCTCAAGCCCAACGGTAAGAGTATCGCCGTCAGCCAGGACACCAAGAAGGAGTACGTCCGGCTCTACGTCAACTGGCGTTTCCTGCGAGGTATCGAGGCGCAGTTCCTGGCTCTGCAGAAGGGCTTCAACGAGGTCATCCCGCAACACCTGCTCAAGGCCTTCGATGAGAAGGAGCTCGAG CTGATTGTATGTGGCCTGGGTAAAATCGACATCCACGACTGGAAGTCCAACACGCGGCTCAAACACTGCACCCCGGACACCAACATAGTGAAGTGGTTCTGGAAAGCTGTGGAGACGTTCGACGAGGAGCGCCGAGCTCGGCTGCTGCAGTTCGTCACCGGCTCCTCTCGAGTTCCTCTGCAGGGCTTCAAGGCCCTTCAAG GTGCTGCTGGTCCACGGCTCTTCACCATCCACCAGATTGATGCCAGCGCCAACAACCTTCCCAAAGCCCACACCTG TTTCAACAGGATCGACATTCCTCCGTACGAGCTCTACGACAAACTGTACGACAAGTTGCTCACTGCCATCGAGGAGACGTGCGGCTTCGCTGTGGAGTGA